The Flavobacterium sp. HJ-32-4 genome contains a region encoding:
- a CDS encoding sodium-translocating pyrophosphatase translates to MEKFIVYVPVAMAVIGLAFMLVKAMWVNKQPAGDEKMQGISKAIAEGALAFLNAEYRILGIFVVLAGGALFAVSQLVETSHWMIVVAFVFGAVFSALAGNIGMRIATKSNVRTTQAARTSLPDALKVSFGGGTVMGLGVAGLAVLGLSLFFLFFVSQFVTEGGDFYTQMTLVLETLAGFSLGAESIALFARVGGGIYTKAADVGADLVGKVEAGIPEDDPRNPATIADNVGDNVGDVAGMGADLFGSYVATVLASMVLGNYIIKDMTEAGGAQFTDKFNNMGPIVLPLVIAGVGILSSIIGTFFVRIKNNDAKEAQVQGALNLGNYVSLGLTVVACYFLIDYMLPAEIQMKFFGEGMVTIPKMNVFYATLVGLAVGLLISAFTEFYTALGKKPVLNIVQNSSTGAATNIIAGLATGMKSTFSSVLLFAAAIWGSYALAGFYGVAIAASAMMATTAMQLAIDAFGPIADNAGGVAEMSELPKEVRQRTDVLDSVGNTTAAVGKGFAIASAALTALALFAAYVTFTGIDGINIFKADVLSALFIGGMIPVVFSALAMQSVGKAAMDMVNEVRRQFREIPGIMEGTGKPDYGKCVDISTRAALREMMLPGAITITVPILVGIFMGAEALGGYMAGVCVSGVLWAIFQNNAGGAWDNAKKSFEAGVMINGEMTYKGSDAHKAAVTGDTVGDPFKDTSGPSMNILIKLTCLVGLVIAPILGGHHATTVKEGVQTASCCSVDSGKCQSMSAEECKAKGCTNASCEHRVGAETAAPAAPAAVEPAAEETEATEN, encoded by the coding sequence ATGGAGAAATTTATCGTTTATGTTCCTGTCGCTATGGCGGTTATCGGACTTGCGTTCATGCTGGTCAAGGCGATGTGGGTAAACAAACAGCCTGCAGGTGATGAGAAAATGCAAGGCATTTCGAAAGCCATTGCAGAGGGCGCTCTTGCGTTCCTTAACGCCGAGTACCGCATTCTGGGTATTTTCGTCGTATTGGCAGGAGGTGCGCTCTTCGCTGTATCCCAACTAGTTGAGACATCGCACTGGATGATTGTCGTAGCCTTTGTTTTCGGCGCCGTGTTTTCAGCGCTTGCCGGTAACATCGGGATGCGTATTGCAACGAAATCAAATGTCCGTACTACACAGGCCGCTCGTACCAGCCTTCCTGACGCCCTTAAGGTTTCCTTCGGTGGCGGAACGGTTATGGGTCTGGGTGTTGCCGGTCTTGCCGTATTGGGCCTCTCCCTTTTCTTCCTGTTCTTCGTATCACAATTTGTGACCGAAGGCGGTGACTTTTACACACAGATGACCCTGGTGCTGGAAACCCTTGCCGGGTTCTCACTGGGTGCTGAATCGATTGCACTCTTCGCCCGTGTGGGTGGAGGTATCTATACAAAAGCAGCTGACGTAGGTGCTGACCTCGTGGGTAAAGTTGAAGCCGGAATCCCTGAGGATGACCCGCGTAACCCTGCCACGATTGCCGATAACGTAGGTGATAACGTTGGTGACGTAGCCGGTATGGGTGCTGACCTTTTCGGTTCGTATGTGGCTACCGTACTCGCCTCAATGGTGTTGGGTAACTACATTATCAAAGACATGACAGAAGCTGGTGGCGCACAGTTCACCGACAAATTCAATAATATGGGACCGATCGTACTTCCGCTGGTTATTGCCGGTGTAGGTATCCTTTCTTCTATCATCGGAACCTTCTTCGTCCGTATCAAAAACAATGACGCCAAAGAAGCACAGGTGCAGGGTGCCCTTAACCTGGGGAATTATGTGTCGCTTGGGCTTACGGTAGTCGCTTGTTACTTCCTGATTGATTATATGTTGCCAGCTGAGATCCAGATGAAGTTCTTCGGTGAAGGCATGGTGACCATTCCGAAGATGAACGTATTCTATGCCACCCTGGTAGGCTTGGCAGTAGGACTATTGATTTCGGCATTCACTGAATTCTATACGGCCCTTGGCAAAAAGCCGGTGTTGAACATCGTGCAGAACTCGTCAACCGGTGCCGCTACCAACATCATTGCAGGTTTAGCTACCGGTATGAAGTCGACGTTCTCATCCGTACTCCTTTTCGCTGCGGCGATCTGGGGATCGTATGCACTCGCGGGTTTCTACGGTGTAGCGATTGCCGCGTCGGCCATGATGGCGACTACGGCTATGCAGTTGGCAATTGACGCGTTTGGCCCGATTGCGGATAACGCAGGTGGTGTAGCTGAAATGAGCGAGCTTCCGAAAGAAGTACGTCAGCGTACCGACGTTCTTGACTCAGTGGGTAACACCACAGCGGCCGTTGGTAAAGGTTTTGCAATTGCATCTGCTGCCCTTACGGCACTGGCGCTTTTTGCAGCGTATGTAACATTTACCGGCATCGACGGTATCAACATCTTCAAGGCTGATGTATTGTCGGCGCTGTTCATCGGTGGTATGATTCCAGTTGTTTTCTCGGCCCTTGCGATGCAATCGGTAGGTAAGGCAGCTATGGATATGGTGAACGAAGTACGTCGTCAGTTCCGCGAAATTCCGGGTATCATGGAAGGAACCGGCAAACCTGACTACGGTAAGTGTGTGGATATCTCTACCCGTGCTGCGCTGCGCGAGATGATGCTTCCGGGCGCCATCACCATCACCGTTCCAATCCTTGTGGGGATTTTCATGGGGGCTGAGGCCTTGGGTGGTTATATGGCCGGTGTGTGCGTTTCAGGCGTTCTTTGGGCGATTTTCCAGAACAACGCCGGTGGTGCTTGGGATAATGCGAAGAAATCGTTCGAAGCCGGTGTTATGATCAACGGCGAAATGACCTATAAAGGTTCGGATGCACACAAAGCGGCTGTAACAGGTGATACTGTGGGTGATCCGTTTAAAGATACATCAGGTCCGTCTATGAACATCCTGATCAAGCTTACGTGTCTTGTTGGACTTGTGATTGCGCCGATCCTAGGTGGTCATCATGCCACAACCGTAAAAGAAGGTGTGCAAACGGCTTCTTGTTGTTCGGTTGATTCGGGCAAATGCCAGTCGATGAGCGCAGAAGAGTGCAAAGCAAAAGGCTGCACCAATGCGTCTTGCGAGCACCGTGTAGGGGCCGAAACCGCTGCGCCTGCTGCACCTGCTGCTGTTGAACCTGCAGCTGAAGAAACAGAAGCGACAGAGAACTAA
- a CDS encoding DNA-3-methyladenine glycosylase, which yields MKHAFDHLTAADVTFHEIVATYGYPTPQLRAPGFAAMVHIILEQQVSIASAKATYRKLELALESVTPEKSLAAPDEVFREAGVSRQKTAYIRDMAQRVVSGILYFESLSAKTEAEVRAELLQIKGVGHWSIDVYLMFCLQSEDILPLGDIAIVNTMKEFWPDLSAAEREAKAATWKPYRTAAAYLLWHHYLRSRGRFDM from the coding sequence ATGAAACATGCGTTCGACCACCTTACCGCGGCAGATGTTACTTTCCATGAAATAGTGGCCACCTACGGTTATCCCACACCTCAATTGCGCGCACCCGGTTTCGCGGCCATGGTGCACATCATCCTGGAGCAACAGGTGTCGATTGCATCGGCGAAGGCCACCTATCGGAAACTCGAACTCGCCCTGGAATCGGTGACCCCTGAAAAAAGCCTGGCTGCGCCGGATGAGGTATTCCGCGAAGCCGGCGTATCGCGACAGAAAACGGCGTATATCCGTGACATGGCGCAACGGGTAGTGTCAGGCATCCTCTACTTTGAAAGTCTGTCAGCTAAGACGGAAGCTGAGGTGCGGGCCGAACTGCTTCAAATAAAAGGCGTCGGGCACTGGTCGATTGATGTCTACCTCATGTTTTGCCTGCAATCAGAAGATATACTGCCGCTGGGCGACATCGCCATCGTCAACACCATGAAAGAATTCTGGCCCGACCTGTCGGCTGCCGAAAGGGAAGCGAAAGCGGCAACCTGGAAGCCGTATCGCACAGCGGCGGCGTACCTGTTGTGGCATCATTATCTTCGCAGCAGAGGTCGTTTTGATATGTAA
- a CDS encoding DUF5686 and carboxypeptidase-like regulatory domain-containing protein yields MNYRLLLPFFLFLLSITAMGQTKVSGVVVDSQGLPVGFANVSFKGTTEGVVTNEDGHFYLESPYNRKLLVVSFVGYQTVEVDLTKSVSYNMKVTLPDGQELKEVKVYTGKTSKKNNPALDILRKIWARRRKNGLKMFKQYEMEKYEKVEFDMNTIDSAMMKSKLFKGMEFVFTYMDTSSITGKTYLPIFINEALSNVYGDNVRSKVKEVLKANKNSGFSSNQQILAFIKDLYAEYDIYDNYLKFFDKAFTSPLSRTGIDVYNYVLADSAFVDKKWCYNIVFYPRRKGELTFKGDFWVADTTFAIKSISMAATKSANINWVKDIYIEQEFDVVNDSVFLLTRDYMMTDFALNKKEKSKGIYGKRTTLFRNHVFNKEHPEEFYRPEVNSFDESVYKRDDDFWAENRFEELNKDEKGVYNMLDSLQHNRKFQRLYDLVSILGSGYVQFGHFDYGPIFSTFGFNEVEGLRIRAGGRTYFGQNDPWRLQGYLAYGFKDDKVKYGVSGRWLLDKNKRLILTGGHRRDVEQIGASLTTTNDILGRSFASSALFTNGSNGKLTTISLSSVSLEIEPVKNLTFQGGFSYRTLESASPTFSLAYYTDLTQQEVKSNIRQSEMSIQLDWTPKRKTVGYGVERNIVDSPYTRLFLNYSQGFKGVFDSDFDYERFQLYYKQPLNIGGLGRLDVITELGKTYSYIPLGLMTIVPGNQTYFTIENTFNLLDFYEFAADTYATLQLQHNFGGRIFSRIGPLRKLNWRETIGFKGVVGTISDKNKLINIPSGLEYRAPENFYWEWNAGIGNIFKVFRIEFAWRGSYISPTSNNFGVKGSFGFYF; encoded by the coding sequence ATGAATTACCGATTACTACTTCCGTTTTTCCTTTTTCTTCTATCGATTACCGCCATGGGCCAGACGAAGGTGTCTGGTGTCGTGGTTGACAGCCAGGGACTCCCGGTAGGCTTCGCCAATGTGTCGTTCAAAGGAACCACCGAAGGGGTGGTGACGAACGAAGACGGCCACTTTTACCTTGAGTCGCCTTACAATCGCAAATTGCTGGTGGTATCGTTCGTGGGCTACCAGACAGTGGAGGTCGACCTGACCAAGAGCGTCAGCTATAATATGAAAGTGACACTTCCGGATGGACAGGAGCTGAAAGAGGTGAAGGTGTATACGGGTAAGACGTCGAAAAAGAACAACCCCGCGCTTGATATCCTTCGGAAAATCTGGGCGCGACGTCGCAAGAACGGCTTGAAGATGTTCAAGCAGTATGAAATGGAGAAGTATGAGAAGGTGGAGTTCGACATGAACACCATTGACAGTGCCATGATGAAGAGTAAGCTGTTCAAAGGGATGGAGTTCGTTTTTACCTACATGGATACCTCGAGCATCACCGGTAAGACCTACCTGCCTATCTTCATTAACGAAGCGCTTTCGAATGTGTATGGCGACAACGTACGCAGTAAAGTCAAGGAGGTGCTGAAGGCGAACAAGAACTCCGGTTTCAGTTCGAACCAACAGATCCTGGCCTTCATCAAAGACCTGTATGCTGAATACGATATTTACGACAACTACCTGAAGTTTTTTGACAAGGCCTTCACAAGTCCGTTGTCGCGCACCGGTATTGATGTCTATAACTATGTGTTGGCCGATAGTGCCTTTGTGGATAAAAAGTGGTGTTATAATATTGTGTTTTACCCCCGACGAAAGGGCGAGTTGACATTCAAAGGCGACTTCTGGGTGGCCGACACGACCTTTGCCATCAAGTCAATCAGTATGGCGGCGACGAAAAGCGCGAACATCAACTGGGTGAAAGACATCTATATTGAGCAGGAGTTTGACGTGGTGAACGATTCGGTGTTTTTGCTGACGCGCGACTATATGATGACCGATTTCGCCCTGAACAAGAAGGAGAAATCAAAAGGGATTTATGGGAAGCGGACGACACTTTTCCGCAATCACGTGTTCAATAAGGAACATCCGGAGGAATTCTACCGGCCGGAGGTGAACTCGTTTGATGAATCGGTCTACAAGCGCGACGACGATTTCTGGGCGGAGAACCGCTTCGAGGAACTCAATAAAGACGAAAAGGGTGTTTACAACATGCTCGACAGCCTGCAGCACAACCGGAAGTTCCAGCGATTATACGATTTGGTGTCGATCCTCGGAAGTGGCTACGTGCAGTTCGGGCATTTCGATTACGGCCCGATTTTCTCTACTTTCGGATTTAATGAAGTGGAAGGCCTGCGGATTCGGGCGGGCGGGCGTACGTATTTCGGCCAGAACGACCCGTGGCGTCTCCAGGGCTACCTGGCGTATGGTTTTAAGGACGATAAAGTAAAATATGGCGTGTCGGGCCGGTGGTTGCTCGATAAGAACAAGCGTCTCATACTGACAGGTGGTCATCGACGCGATGTAGAACAGATTGGTGCGAGCCTTACGACGACGAATGATATCCTGGGCCGGAGTTTCGCTTCATCGGCGTTGTTCACCAACGGCAGTAATGGCAAACTGACGACCATTAGCCTGAGTTCGGTGTCGTTGGAAATCGAGCCGGTGAAGAACCTGACCTTCCAGGGTGGTTTTTCCTATCGAACGCTGGAGTCGGCCTCGCCTACGTTCAGCCTTGCGTATTACACCGATCTTACGCAACAGGAAGTGAAGAGCAATATCCGGCAGTCGGAAATGAGTATACAGCTCGACTGGACGCCGAAGCGTAAAACCGTCGGGTATGGCGTCGAGCGCAACATCGTCGACAGTCCGTATACACGCCTGTTCCTTAACTACAGCCAGGGCTTCAAAGGCGTCTTCGACAGCGACTTCGATTACGAGCGCTTCCAGTTGTATTACAAACAGCCGCTGAACATCGGGGGGCTGGGCCGTCTGGATGTCATTACGGAGTTGGGGAAGACCTATAGTTACATTCCGCTGGGCCTCATGACGATTGTGCCGGGTAACCAAACGTACTTTACGATTGAGAACACGTTTAACCTGCTTGACTTCTACGAGTTCGCCGCTGATACCTATGCTACGTTGCAGTTGCAGCACAATTTCGGTGGGCGCATTTTCTCGCGGATCGGTCCGTTGCGCAAACTCAACTGGCGTGAAACGATTGGCTTCAAGGGCGTGGTGGGGACGATCAGTGATAAGAACAAGCTGATTAATATCCCCTCCGGACTCGAATACCGTGCGCCGGAAAACTTCTATTGGGAGTGGAATGCCGGTATCGGAAACATCTTCAAGGTGTTCCGTATTGAGTTCGCCTGGAGGGGATCCTATATCAGTCCGACTTCCAACAACTTCGGGGTGAAGGGATCGTTTGGGTTTTATTTCTAG
- a CDS encoding pyruvate dehydrogenase complex E1 component subunit beta produces the protein MRTIQFREAIAEAMSEEMRRDEAVYLMGEEVAEYNGAYKASKGMLDEFGPKRVIDTPIAELGFAGIAVGSAMNGCRPIVEFMTFNFSLVGIDQIINNAAKMRQMSAGQFPMPMVFRGPTASAGQLAATHSQAFENWFANTPGLKVVVPSTPYDAKGLLKSAIRDNDPVIFMESEQMYGDKGEVPEEEYTIPLGVADIKREGSDVTIVSFGKIIKEALAAAETLAAEGISCEVIDLRTVRPMDYDAILNSVKKTNRLVVLEEAWPFASVAGEITYIVQERAFDYLDAPIQRITTADTPAPYSPVLLKEWLPNADDVIKAVRKVAYKKN, from the coding sequence ATGAGAACGATACAGTTCCGTGAGGCCATAGCCGAAGCGATGAGTGAAGAGATGCGCCGCGACGAAGCGGTGTATTTGATGGGTGAGGAAGTGGCCGAGTATAACGGCGCCTACAAAGCGTCGAAAGGGATGCTCGACGAGTTCGGGCCGAAGCGCGTGATCGACACGCCGATTGCCGAATTGGGTTTTGCCGGTATCGCGGTAGGTTCGGCCATGAACGGCTGTCGTCCGATCGTGGAATTCATGACCTTTAACTTCTCGCTCGTCGGTATCGACCAGATCATCAACAACGCAGCGAAAATGCGCCAGATGTCGGCCGGGCAGTTCCCGATGCCGATGGTGTTCCGCGGTCCTACGGCTTCCGCCGGACAGTTGGCGGCAACGCACTCGCAGGCGTTCGAGAACTGGTTTGCCAATACACCTGGACTGAAGGTGGTGGTGCCGTCGACGCCGTATGATGCGAAAGGCTTGCTGAAATCGGCGATCCGCGACAACGATCCGGTGATTTTCATGGAGTCGGAGCAGATGTATGGCGACAAAGGCGAAGTGCCGGAAGAGGAATACACGATTCCACTTGGTGTGGCCGATATCAAACGTGAGGGTTCGGATGTGACTATCGTGTCGTTCGGAAAAATCATCAAGGAAGCGTTGGCTGCGGCTGAAACATTGGCTGCGGAAGGCATTTCCTGCGAAGTAATCGACCTGCGCACCGTGCGTCCGATGGATTATGACGCGATCCTGAACTCGGTGAAGAAAACCAATCGCCTGGTTGTGCTGGAAGAGGCCTGGCCGTTTGCGAGCGTGGCGGGCGAGATTACGTATATCGTGCAGGAGCGTGCTTTTGACTACCTCGATGCGCCGATCCAACGTATTACGACGGCTGACACACCTGCGCCGTATTCTCCGGTGTTGCTGAAAGAATGGTTGCCGAATGCGGACGACGTGATTAAGGCGGTTCGCAAAGTGGCGTATAAGAAGAATTGA
- a CDS encoding electron transfer flavoprotein subunit beta/FixA family protein — translation MKILVCISHVPDTTSKINFTDGDTKFDTNGVQFVINPNDEFGLTRAIWFQEQQGATVTVVNVGGPDTEPTLRKALAIGANEGIRVNAQPTDGFFVATQLAEVVKQGGYDLVICGKESLDYNGGMVPGMLAALTGMNFVNSCIGLTVDGTTAKAVREIDGGKETLSASLPLIVGGQKGIVEEKDLRIPNMRGIMTARTKAINVLEPVGVTVETKAVKFERPAPKSAVKLFTVDNLDELVNALHTEAKVI, via the coding sequence ATGAAAATATTAGTCTGCATCAGCCACGTGCCTGATACAACATCCAAAATCAATTTCACGGACGGTGACACCAAGTTCGACACCAACGGCGTGCAGTTCGTCATCAACCCGAACGATGAATTCGGGCTCACACGCGCCATTTGGTTCCAGGAGCAGCAAGGTGCTACGGTAACCGTGGTAAACGTCGGCGGACCCGACACCGAGCCTACCCTGCGCAAGGCGTTAGCAATCGGTGCCAACGAAGGTATCCGCGTGAACGCACAACCCACCGACGGCTTCTTCGTCGCCACGCAACTGGCGGAAGTGGTCAAACAAGGTGGCTACGACCTCGTCATCTGCGGCAAAGAGTCACTCGACTACAACGGCGGTATGGTGCCCGGTATGCTGGCAGCCCTAACGGGTATGAACTTCGTCAACTCCTGCATCGGCCTGACCGTTGACGGCACGACCGCGAAAGCCGTACGCGAAATCGACGGCGGAAAAGAAACGCTGTCGGCTTCCCTGCCGCTTATCGTAGGCGGACAAAAAGGCATCGTCGAAGAGAAAGACCTTCGTATCCCGAACATGCGCGGTATCATGACGGCCCGTACAAAAGCCATCAACGTACTCGAACCGGTGGGTGTGACCGTGGAAACCAAGGCCGTGAAGTTCGAGCGCCCGGCACCGAAATCAGCCGTGAAGCTCTTCACCGTCGACAACCTCGACGAATTGGTGAACGCGTTGCATACGGAAGCGAAGGTGATTTAA
- a CDS encoding electron transfer flavoprotein subunit alpha/FixB family protein, producing MSILVYAESAEGKFKKVAFELASYAKKVASDLGTTVTAVTVNAGDVSELGKYGVDKVLTVSDDRLKNFNAKAYADLLKQAAQKEGARLVVLSSTTDSLYMAPLVAVGLGAAYASNVVGLPLSTAPFQVKRTAFSNKGFQVTELATDVKVIGLAKNSYGIKEESAAAASEAFSPSLNDADFGIKTESVEKGSGKVTIADADIVVSGGRGLKGPENWGILEDMASVLGAATACSKPVSDLGWRPHSEHVGQTGKPVATNLYIAIGISGAIQHIAGINSSKVKLVINSDADAPFFKVADYGVVGDAFEIVPKLTEKLRAFKANN from the coding sequence ATGTCCATTTTAGTATACGCAGAATCTGCGGAAGGCAAATTCAAGAAAGTCGCTTTCGAATTGGCTTCCTACGCCAAAAAGGTCGCTTCTGACCTGGGTACCACCGTAACAGCGGTAACCGTAAACGCCGGCGACGTGTCCGAACTCGGAAAATACGGCGTCGACAAAGTGCTGACCGTCAGCGACGACCGTCTGAAAAACTTCAACGCCAAAGCCTATGCCGACCTCCTCAAACAGGCAGCACAGAAAGAAGGCGCGAGACTGGTCGTGTTGTCTTCGACTACCGACAGCCTTTACATGGCGCCGCTGGTAGCTGTGGGATTGGGTGCAGCCTACGCTTCTAACGTAGTCGGACTGCCACTCAGCACAGCTCCGTTCCAGGTGAAGCGCACCGCGTTCTCGAACAAAGGCTTCCAGGTAACCGAACTGGCTACCGACGTGAAAGTTATCGGACTCGCGAAGAACTCCTACGGCATCAAAGAAGAAAGCGCGGCAGCGGCTTCAGAAGCCTTCTCACCTTCTTTGAACGACGCCGACTTCGGTATCAAAACCGAATCGGTTGAAAAAGGATCCGGTAAAGTAACCATCGCCGATGCTGACATCGTGGTGTCTGGCGGCCGTGGACTCAAAGGTCCTGAAAACTGGGGCATCCTCGAAGATATGGCGTCGGTTCTGGGTGCTGCGACTGCCTGCTCAAAACCGGTATCTGACCTCGGTTGGAGACCCCACAGCGAGCACGTAGGCCAAACCGGGAAACCGGTAGCGACCAACCTGTATATCGCGATCGGTATTTCAGGTGCGATCCAGCATATTGCCGGCATCAACTCATCGAAAGTAAAACTCGTCATCAACTCCGACGCCGATGCACCGTTCTTTAAGGTAGCAGACTACGGGGTGGTAGGCGATGCCTTCGAAATCGTACCGAAACTGACGGAAAAACTCCGTGCGTTCAAAGCGAACAACTAA
- a CDS encoding bifunctional nuclease family protein, translated as MSLVKLTIKGISYSQTQNGAYALILNEVDGDRKLPIVIGAFEAQSIAIALEKEIRPPRPLTHDLFKNFADRFDIVVKQVIIHKLVDGVFYSSIICERDKIEEIIDARTSDAIALALRFSAPIFTYKNILDKAGIYLKANPADDRETPENDDVLSSPETFGLEETNQAPSDTYAANSLSELYELLEGAVENEDYEKAAKIRDEISRRES; from the coding sequence ATGAGTTTAGTCAAGTTGACCATAAAAGGGATTTCGTATAGCCAAACGCAAAATGGCGCTTACGCACTGATCCTCAACGAAGTGGATGGCGACCGCAAGCTGCCGATTGTCATCGGTGCCTTTGAGGCGCAGTCGATTGCCATCGCGCTTGAAAAAGAGATCCGCCCACCGCGTCCGCTGACGCACGACCTTTTCAAAAACTTCGCCGACCGGTTCGATATCGTGGTGAAGCAGGTCATCATCCATAAACTCGTCGACGGTGTCTTCTACTCGAGCATCATCTGCGAACGCGATAAGATCGAAGAGATCATAGACGCCCGCACCTCCGACGCCATCGCGCTGGCACTTCGTTTTTCGGCTCCGATCTTTACTTACAAGAACATCCTGGACAAGGCGGGTATCTACCTGAAAGCCAATCCGGCCGATGACCGCGAAACACCGGAAAACGACGACGTACTTTCGAGCCCGGAAACCTTCGGCCTCGAAGAAACCAACCAGGCACCTTCTGATACGTATGCCGCCAACAGCCTCTCCGAATTGTACGAGTTGCTGGAGGGAGCAGTCGAAAATGAAGATTATGAGAAAGCGGCGAAGATCCGCGATGAAATCTCAAGACGGGAATCCTAA
- a CDS encoding thymidylate synthase → MKQYHDLVRHVLENGSQKGDRTGTGTISVFGYQMRFDLSEGFPLVTTKKLHVKSIIHELLWFLKGETNIGYLKENGVRIWDEWADDNGDLGPIYGFQWRNWDGTNLDQIAEVVETLKTNPNSRRMLVSAWNPSVLPDTTQSFAENVANGKAALPPCHAFFQFYVADGKLSCQLYQRSADIFLGVPFNIASYALFTMMVAQVVGLQPGDFIHTFGDAHIYNNHIEQLQLQLSREPRPLPKMLINPDITDIFGFTFDDFTLVDYDPHPHIKGIVAV, encoded by the coding sequence GTGAAGCAGTACCACGACCTTGTCCGCCACGTACTCGAAAACGGCAGCCAGAAAGGCGATCGCACCGGCACGGGCACCATCAGCGTTTTCGGTTACCAGATGCGTTTCGACCTCAGCGAGGGGTTCCCATTGGTAACGACCAAAAAACTGCACGTCAAATCGATCATACACGAATTGCTATGGTTCCTGAAAGGCGAAACCAATATTGGTTACCTGAAGGAAAACGGTGTGCGGATCTGGGACGAATGGGCGGATGATAACGGCGACCTCGGACCCATCTACGGTTTCCAATGGCGCAACTGGGACGGCACCAACCTCGACCAGATCGCCGAAGTGGTCGAGACGCTCAAAACCAACCCCAACAGCCGCCGGATGCTGGTATCGGCCTGGAACCCGTCGGTATTACCCGATACGACCCAATCGTTTGCCGAGAACGTCGCCAACGGCAAAGCGGCCCTTCCACCCTGTCATGCCTTTTTCCAGTTTTACGTGGCCGACGGTAAACTCTCTTGCCAGCTCTACCAGCGCAGTGCGGATATTTTCCTCGGTGTACCTTTCAATATTGCATCCTACGCGTTGTTCACCATGATGGTCGCGCAGGTAGTCGGATTACAACCCGGCGACTTCATCCATACGTTCGGCGATGCGCATATCTACAACAACCACATCGAACAATTGCAGCTGCAACTGTCGCGCGAACCACGCCCGTTGCCGAAAATGTTGATCAATCCCGACATAACCGACATCTTTGGTTTCACCTTCGATGACTTCACCTTGGTCGACTACGATCCGCATCCGCACATTAAGGGAATAGTGGCAGTTTGA